The following are encoded in a window of Podospora pseudoanserina strain CBS 124.78 chromosome 6, whole genome shotgun sequence genomic DNA:
- a CDS encoding hypothetical protein (EggNog:ENOG503PF65) yields the protein MDNAFEERWRDDCDWLKDPLKKIDRLRNKHSAFLLPETHRYIKAFEEKTEAINSLEAKAVRRTEDRAKVACGSLEVVVHSLLLIERGDKTLSRQSSTIVETLDSTAAKFSNLSQVSEENMWELGVEAGDCMELKDSVGCFLDNLKAKISELNSFVPHVFDQKARQDRLVDERRSREKALADHYRNAQNALGNVGNVIANFFDRAVMRNARHRLKLAHTALADNRKEQERAQSMSRAYYQLAMTVRNLSAAIYSLQIVLEKLKQDIGEKYSYVTDKQSAETRLCRGLLDLRNQIVSGDWTTTRDHSLQVVLKLLTAGDGVLIPRRHYEQVQARIRDSITAKLGNGAVQKLIDNVPMHADGSDAALEY from the exons ATGGATAACGCTTTCGAGGAACGATGGAGGGATGATTGTGATTGGCTGAAAGATCCGCTGAAGAAAATCG ACCGACTTCGGAACAAGCACAGTGCCTTCCTGTTGCCTGAGACGCACCGATATATCAAGGCTTTTGAAGAGAAGACTGAGGCTATAAATTCACTCGAGGCAAAAGCTGTTCGGCGGACCGAAGACAGAGCCAAAGTCGCCTGCGGATCGCTCGAGGTGGTTGTCCACTCTCTGCTGCTCATCGAGAGAGGAGACAAGACGCTATCTCGCCAAAGCAGCACCATTGTGGAAACACTGGACTCCACAGCTGCCAAGTTCTCGAACCTCAGTCAGGTATCAGAGGAAAACATGTGGGAGCTTGGTGTCGAGGCAGGAGACTGCATGGAGCTGAAAGACAGCGTCGGGTGCTttctcgacaacctcaaggccaagatctCGGAACTAAACAGCTTTGTTCCACACGTTTTTGATCAAAAGGCTCGACAGGATCGCCTAGTTGACGAAAGGCGTAGTCGTGAAAAGGCTCTTGCAGATCACTATCGGAATGCTCAAAACGCGTTGGGC AACGTCGGAAATGTGATTGCCAACTTTTTTGACCGCGCTGTCATGCGAAATGCTAGGCACCGCCTCAAGCTCGCCcacaccgccctcgccgacAACCGGAAGGAGCAAGAGCGGGCACAAAGCATGAGCAGGGCTTATTACCAGCTTGCCATGACTGTGAGAAACCTCAGCGCTGCTATCTACAGCCTTCAGATCGTTCTGGAGAAGCTCAAACAGGATATTGGCGAGAAGTACAGCTACGTGACAGATAAGCAGAGTGCCGAGACTCGTCTCTGCCGCGGGCTTCTTGATCTGCGCAACCAGATTGTGTCTGGGGACTGGACTACCACGCGTGACCATTCGCTGCAGGTCGTGCTCAAGCTGCTCACcgctggcgatggtgtgTTAATTCCCAGACGGCACTACGAGCAAGTCCAGGCACGCATCAGGGACAGTATCACGGCCAAGTTGGGGAATGGGGCAGTACAGAAGCTGATAGACAACGTGCCGATGCATGCCGATGGGTCAGATGCTGCTTTGGAGTATTGA
- a CDS encoding hypothetical protein (EggNog:ENOG503NTYT), producing MAQSALLEVRQIQNDKLTSEYRGKLSNQFVDELKCSTLFQADWSELISAAPTALSLMGSLWVAAADPMAEKISMAKCMPTDGFRYMTKRAEPTLRSCLVDVCNNGGRAAFTKAGANMDALEINSRRICEERIPMVFKRLGPCTKGEEELEDFRDALDAFNKDAKRCAALATETREAFTKWGLMVGELNACTEAESGRASIQKDAIKIDEDVARVRAQFERIQEKTAVEEVKAAEVALKRAEKRLDTAIDKIPGPLENLVTGIVNGYFSAIPTIVSAAIPAIMASVSPVGAMTSAISSVKQGVGAVFPGGHAGAVPESAITAPAVLRDPSYAAAIAIRDLVNHYYEYLGGETGEFDQSKFVEHEEAGAQGIPQGVSYFLGTLEGQQAQLESTNTAANKKMQAVFSTLIKVTKDIRTHLREGENGMSDARLPADSLRKWKKSVKKAQQDVLRLSVAGNTASSTNVPNPFANIKVNPVDTSAQTAQLNSAMQAVQLAQSAADAKQDAYDSALKKQARTAAMMVEIQQKLTRLQAQGRTLEEIKSVLRSCISILVDLTVQIAKIEQFFTMLSTVIDEIILVRAAEFTTEMGKAGRRAKVNGRLKVDDLSKQTIYAATLQLKGYFSVLQDISSMYNRVDKPHVRDGLDLCSELSKGAALGNGTMEMQDRLTRYMEGSGAAVARIVKDKQEELTRGLRRRIDQAAKTALEIETAISSHGLVVDQEAKHAIQAGAETAKEDAKKQIEAAMWAGERDSSEEIDGNDW from the exons ATGGCACAGTCAGCTCTCCTAGAGGTCCGGCAGATCCAAAATGACAAGCTCACGTCTGAGTATAGAGGCAAGCTCTCCAATCAGTTCGTCGATGAGTTGAAATGCTCTACGCTCTTTCAAGCCGACTGGTCCGAGCTCATCAGCGCCGCTCCCACTGCGCTCTCGTTGATGGGTTCTCTTTGggtcgcagcagcagaccCCATGGCCGAGAAGATTTCCATGGCCAAGTGCATGCCCACAGATGGTTTCCGATATATGACGAAGCGGGCTGAGCCAACGCTCAGATCATGCCTGGTTGATG TCTGCAACAACGGTGGACGAGCGGCCTTCACCAAAGCAGGTGCCAATATGGACGCACTGGAGATAAACAGCAGGCGTATCTGCGAGGAGCGG ATTCCTATGGTGTTCAAGCGTCTTGGACCCTGCAcaaagggggaagaggagctggaggactTCCGCGATGCGCTTGACGCTTTCAACAAGGACGCAAAGCGATGCGCCGCTCTCGCCACCGAGACTCGCGAGGCATTCACAAAATGGGGCCTGATGGTCGGCGAGCTGAATGCCTGTACTGAAGCGGAATCCGGGAGAGCGTCGATTCAGAAGGACGCCATCAAGATTGACGAGGACGTGGCCAGGGTTCGGGCTCAATTCGAACGAATACAAGAGAAaacggcggtggaggaagtAAAAGCGGCCGAAGTGGCTCTCAAGCGAGCCGAGAAACGTCTCGACACAGCTATCGACAAAATTCCCGGGCCGCTGGAGAACCTCGTGACAGGTATTGTAAATGGGTACTTCTCGGCGATCCCCACCATCGTCTCTGCAGCTATTCCGGCCATTATGGCCAGCGTGAGTCCGGTGGGTGCAATGACTTCGGCAATCTCCTCGGTGAAGCAAGGCGTCGGCGCTGTGTTTCCTGGCGGCCACGCGGGCGCAGTCCCAGAATCAGCAATCACAGCCCCCGCAGTGCTAAGAGACCCCTCATACGCGGCAGCAATCGCGATTCGCGACTTGGTCAACCACTACTATGAGTATCTTGGTGGCGAGACTGGCGAATTTGATCAATCGAAGTTTGTCGAGCATGAAGAGGCTGGGGCTCAGGGGATTCCCCAAGGAGTGTCATACTTTCTTGGGACACTGGAAGGGCAGCAAGCCCAGCTGGAGTCCACAAATACTGCTGCCAACAAAAAAATGCAGGCTGTGTTCAGCACACTCATCAAA GTGACCAAGGACATTCGGACGCACTTGAGGGAAGGCGAGAATGGCATGTCTGATGCAAGGTTACCGGCTGACAGCCTGCGGAAATGGAAGAAGAGCGTCAAGAAAGCCCAGCAGGATGTCCTCCGCCTGAGCGTGGCTGGAAACACAGCTAGCTCTACCAATGTGCCGAATCCCTTTGCAAACATCAAAGTCAACCCAGTGGACACCTCAGCCC AGACTGCCCAGCTCAACTCAGCCATGCAAGCAGTCCAGCTGGCTCAGTCAGCGGCCGACGCCAAGCAAGACGCATACGACAGTGCCCTGAAGAAACAAGCCAGGACCGCAGCAATGATGGTGGAGATCCAGCAAAAGCTCACTCGACTCCAGGCGCAGGGCCGAACACTCGAGGAGATCAAGTCGGTTCTCCGCAGCTGTATCTCAATCCTGGTCGACCTCACGGTGCAGATTGCCAAGATCGAACAGTTCTTCACCATGCTGAGCACGGTCATCGACGAGATCATCCTGGTGCGCGCTGCCGAGTTCACGACCGAGATGGGCAAGGCCGGCCGGCGTGCCAAGGTCAACGGGCGGCTCAAGGTCGATGATCTATCAAAGCAGACCATCTACGCCGCGACGCTACAGCTCAAGGGCTACTTCTCAGTCTTGCAAGACATCAGCTCCATGTACAACCGAGTTGACAAGCCCCATGTACGCGACGGTCTGGACCTTTGCAGCGAGCTGTCCAAGGGCGCGGCTCTCGGAAATGGCACAATGGAGATGCAAGATCGGTTGACCAGATACATGGAGGGGTCCGGTGCGGCCGTCGCCAGAATTGTGAAGGACAAACAGGAAGAGCTCACTCGTGGTCTTCGCAGGCGCATCGATCAGGCGGCAAAGACAGCGCTCGAAATTGAGACGGCCATTTCCTCCCATGGGCTTGTTGTGGATCAGGAAGCGAAGCATGCCATCCAAGCTGGTGCTGAGACGGCCAAAGAGGATGCGAAGAAGCAAATAGAGGCAGCCATGTGGGCGGGCGAGAGAGACAGCTCAGAAGAAATTGACGGAAATGACTGGTGA
- a CDS encoding hypothetical protein (EggNog:ENOG503P8ZX; COG:O) → MSEPEQDYLLPDEWNGRVVYLFSESTGNVLDLHGGQSHNGNKVQGWQYLGSKAQQWRLQKVDSGPFGAWVLHNVASGTVLDLDGGSPDDCTKIMGWKYYAGNGNQEWLIITKKYNNGSQCILQNRNSFTVADMSEGKRDNGNPVIGYQREAWNKNQLWRMKIA, encoded by the exons ATGTCAGAACCCGAGCAAGACTACCTCCTCCCTGATGAATGGAACGGCCGCGTGGTCTACCTCTTCAGCGAATCCACAGGCAATGTCCTCGATCTCCATGGCG GACAATCTCACAACGGAAACAAAGTCCAAGGGTGGCAATACCTAGGTAGCAAGGCGCAGCAATGGCGATTGCAAAAAGTCGATTCAGGGCCTTTCGGGGCTTGGGTTCTTCACAATGTTGCGTCTGGGA CTGTACTGGACCTCGACGGTGGTAGCCCAGATGACTGCACCAAAATAATGGGGTGGAAGTATTATGCTGGAAACGGAAATCAAGAATGGTTGATCATTACCAAGAAGTATAACAACGGGTCACAGTGCAT ACTCCAGAACAGGAATTCTTTCACTGTGGCTGACATGTCGGAAGGAAAGCGGGATAATGG AAACCCTGTTATTGGCTATCAGAGAGAGGCTTGGAATAAGAATCAGttgtggaggatgaagatTGCGTAG
- a CDS encoding hypothetical protein (COG:S; EggNog:ENOG503NV8J), translated as MDLGLDPSLVQVALHQAQSTLRVNKEALALIHELAAAKAQGARPLKIYAMSNIAKEHMDIVQALPSFPWPVFDRIFTSFDAGMRKPDLSFYRHVIQETGCNPSTTLYLDDKSENICAGRLLGLRGEIVDPDQRTRAFNIVRNLLLEDASLRAERFLHMHAGKLDSVISMPGKDDIVLKDNFAQLMIWGLTGMEDIVYLTWPDGIITRAQEEADMMDTTSPTPISDASCSPSPAPSPPSSSTSPPSSPSPSLHHFEVKPTLWNYFTHSSPILTTTTFPPDIETTSIAYLTITPSHPNYHLLSPPSLIAEAMFAIRNKDGHFETYFSPDRHGRVSPEVCVSVLRCLNKFSSSGQIPDLPSLDVTDERIEPSKKLVADCLRYRANVYGNRFYPHPESFLYYLAMLCDECRDSSPRLCGELKGELEAALRERLNVPMNALALAMRVRAWQLLGLGRGFVQRDLESLLGMQEGDGGWPAGDFCSYGRVQKQRIGSRGWTTALVCRILKDWGM; from the coding sequence ATGGATCTTGGTCTCGACCCGTCACTTGTTCAGGTAGCTCTACACCAAGCCCAGTCAACCTTGCGAGTCAACAAGGAAGCATTGGCTTTGATCCATGAGCTTGCCGCAGCAAAGGCACAGGGAGCCCGCCCGCTCAAAATCTACGCCATGTCCAACATCGCCAAGGAACACATGGACATCGTCCAAGcgcttccttccttcccatgGCCCGTCTTTGACAGGATCTTCACCTCCTTCGACGCCGGCATGCGAAAGCCAGATCTTTCCTTCTATCGCCATGTCATTCAAGAGACGGGCTgcaacccatccaccaccttgtACCTGGATGACAAGTCCGAGAACATCTGTGCTGGACGACTGCTGGGTTTACGTGGAGAGATTGTAGACCCAGACCAGAGAACCCGAGCTTTCAACATTGTCAGGAACCTACTCCTGGAGGACGCCTCTCTCCGTGCTGAGCGTTTCCTGCACATGCACGCTGGCAAGCTTGACTCTGTCATCTCGATGCCGGGAAAGGACGATATCGTCTTGAAAGACAATTTTGCCCAGCTCATGATCTGGGGACTGACCGGCATGGAGGACATTGTGTACCTTACCTGGCCAGATGGTATTATTACCAGGGCCCAAGAAGAGGCAGACATGATGGACACCACAAGCCCCACCCCCATATCCGATGCTTCCTGctcaccctcacccgccccttcgcccccatcctcatccacatcccctccatcctcgccctccccttctttgcACCACTTCGAAGTCAAACCCACCCTCTGGAATTACttcacccactcctcccccatcctaacaacaaccaccttccCTCCCGACATTGAaaccacctccatcgcctacctcaccatcaccccttcccaccccaacTACCACCTCCTCTCGCCCCCATCTCTAATCGCAGAAGCGATGTTCGCCATTCGCAACAAAGACGGTCACTTCGAGACGTACTTCTCCCCCGACCGCCACGGCCGCGTAAGCCCAGAAGTCTGCGTCTCTGTCCTCCGCTGTCTGAACAAATTCTCCTCATCAGGCCAAATCCCTGACCTCCCTAGTCTTGACGTCACCGACGAGAGGATCGAACCCTCCAAAAAATTGGTGGCGGATTGCCTTCGGTACCGGGCGAATGTTTATGGGAATAGGTTCTACCCCCACCCAGAGAGTTTCTTGTACTACCTGGCCATGTTGTGTGATGAGTGCAGGGACTCCTCGCCGAGGTTGTGTggggagttgaagggggagctggaagctgcgttgagggagaggttgaatGTGCCTATGAATGCGCTTGCTTTGgcgatgagggtgagggcttGGCAGCTtttggggctggggagagggtttgTGCAGAGGGATTTGGAGAGTTTGTTGGGGAtgcaggagggggatggggggtggcCAGCGGGGGATTTTTGTTCTTATGGACGGGTGCAGAAGCAGAGGATTGGCAGTAGGGGGTGGACTACTGCGCTGGTTTGCAGGATTTTGAAGGATTGGGGAATGtga
- a CDS encoding hypothetical protein (EggNog:ENOG503P4I8; COG:S): protein MKLSSIFSLAGLVSQTTAITWNVSVGKNGLTFEPNEIRAGAGDIVQFIFWSRNHSVVAGEFTRPCIPRLTGGFWSGFFPTAVDTINSQLFRVQINSSEPFVFYCSQNNGQHCKNGMFGIINPGVTGITTLSSYRNLAAGAGNATSPRVPSFGGQIGENPNTSVPPSSSTSISSTATSTVLTSTSTITSGTVTSATTITSTSTDSSTSTRTGNAAARTGAPVAALAVAGAAAMFFV from the exons ATGAAACTCAGCAGCATCTTCAGCCTGGCGGGACTTGTTTCCCAGACCACCGCCATAACCTGGAACGTCTCCGTCGGCAAGAATGGCCTCACCTTTGAGCCCAACGAAATCCGAGCCGGAGCTGGCGATATTGTTCAGTTCATCTTCTGGTCCAGAAACCACAGCGTGGTAGCCGGAGAGTTCACCAGGCCCTGTATTCCTCGTCTCACTGGCGGCTTTTGGTCAGGTTTCTTCCCCACTGCGGTAGATACCATCAAT TCCCAACTCTTCCGCGTCCAAATAAACAGCTCGGAACCATTCGTCTTTTACTGTTCTCAAAACAACGGCCAGCACTGCAAGAACGGCATGttcggcatcatcaaccccggCGTGACAGGCATCACCACTCTCTCCAGCTACCGAAACCTAGCCGCGGGGGCAGGCAACGCCACTTCACCAAGGGTCCCTTCCTTTGGGGGCCAGATTGGGGAGAATCCCAACACTTCTGTGCCGCCGAGCTCGTCGACCTCGATTTCCTCTACGGCGACAAGCACTGTTTTGACTAGCACGAGCACGATCACGAGCGGCACTGTGACTTCTGCTACGACTATCACCTCCACTAGCACTGACAGCAGCACGTCAACGAGGACTGGAAATGCGGCTGCCAGGACGGGTGCACCTGTTGCGGCGCTGGCAGTTGCTGGAGCTGCAGCTATGTTCTTTGTTTGA
- a CDS encoding hypothetical protein (EggNog:ENOG503P3DR) → MASPDSSPHDLDHDSQTPEQEEISTSPWAITSPLIPDPSVPPTLAITNNSRINRPLATHSSLSPSSYTAYLRHVQYGTYHSLPSCLLALDFTFRFPTTSTSRFSSAEITLTFTHTTSPSKPSLPSASPSYDPIISNFAPVSIIGPPQARTNSNTFEIAAPLTLFDTPFGLGPSVGVTPRWAKETTKMEEGQAELHGYLAQDDDHDEGANSVAWDMAENPVSKGGIFRSFRGVVLLTLPRPAEPFWMKVEVKPVVKFSLDPKRWLAQRLIGKRDDPILLDGKTGLGDSICHGFEAFDAEDFPWDAVLKGPRQLGEA, encoded by the coding sequence atggCCTCTCCAGACTCCTCCCCTCACGACCTCGACCATGactcccaaacccccgaACAAGAAGAAATCTCCACTTCCCCCTGggccatcacctccccccttaTTCCCGACCCTTCTGTTCCCCCAACCCTCGCGATTACAAACAACTCCCGCATCAACCGCCCCCTAGCgacccactcctccctctcccccagtTCCTACACCGCCTACCTCCGCCACGTCCAATACGGCACCTAtcactccctcccctcctgccTCCTAGCCCTAGACTTCACCTTCCgcttccccaccacctccacctcccgcttctcctcggcaGAAATaaccctcaccttcacccacaccacctccccatccaaaccctccctcccctcagccTCCCCAAGCTAcgaccccatcatctccaacttcGCCCCCGTCTCCATCATCGGCCCCCCACAAGCAAGAACAAACTCCAACACCTTTGAAATCGCCGCTCCCTTGACCCTATTCGACACCCCCTTTGGCCTGGGCCCTTCCGTCGGCGTCACACCCCGCTGGGCCAAGGAAACGACCAAGATGGAAGAAGGCCAGGCAGAGCTGCACGGGTATCTAGCTCAAGATGACGACCATGACGAGGGCGCGAATTCGGTAGCGTGGGATATGGCTGAGAACCCTGTTAGCAAAGGGGGGATATTCCGCTCGTTtcggggggtggttttgctgACCCTGCCGAGGCCGGCAGAGCCGTTTTGGATGAAGGTCGAGGTTAAGCCTGTGGTGAAATTCAGCTTGGATCCAAAAAGGTGGTTGGCGCAGAGGTTGATCGGAAAGAGGGATGACCCGATACTGCTGGATGGGAAGACAGGGTTGGGGGACTCGATTTGTCATGGGTTTGAGGCTTTTGATGCGGAGGATTTTCCGTGGGATGCTGTGCTGAAGGGACCGAGACAGTTGGGTGAGGCTTGA
- a CDS encoding hypothetical protein (COG:S; EggNog:ENOG503NUCN): MEQHIEETKATIRGHRSRGTFAEGHEFIRALPEEIRSLPSVTIEIAQLYLVQGRYTLAAKTCEDQPSASGEERAVLDLLQAFIGIGRYSKLRTALRIAQEIGEAWHLTGRDEESKLSQQLQAVTIKDSEGEASPLTENRVLMVHWYWKIQVVAGEQGLLHDKQTKAAAVAGLAPVLRQVLSEGRFREARFLIYSKAHLLEDTDQAIEELCDFLENLTDPAFIIERAFTLVDLAGLQLKSNSEAVLAQAAENFKLAKDIFTQCGHTFGNIDIDLLQISADKTISAGERFLAKTKIADRYFEVHQYQNGIRCLAVAISPDMIVDTYYEDVVRSLELLDRMINECGSEILKQLSLLHSVCQASLKAPEYGFALQSLESYFCNVPEEISPKFHSYMGVILGSVYSKFGETEKAVRVTRQALEISMSCASYVDQSDAATQVGHHMLSLAREHPEGSEEFMEMTSSAVDFLKEWANKDAEHGHADGEALKCLFIAEWASDGQRWMERVKKHIPDSADALARIPVVDLELRLLMRQGRFSDGLALSTQLVEQLQRLTDVPPFKKAQTLLNACIQAFACVQSTFRQDKALAPEESQSAVKLLWAALQHSYDALQLYRQANGVELVVDCTLFVWEIMNLAVLTMSDDRRHGLLTAFMGDMGQTERLCDSMRQSVLSVAGLQSLMHKRFLVSKKASLKLYSVAVELALILNDPAGAWLWLQKGKARAFADALGADCILPQRLVDQINKDHTAYELLKAEQSILELLQESNVNHVVASRRLAALKKKMEEHPLLLEAAKLRGQLLDLNIGTDELKQALQATGLAADRVKFVDWHVPTLANTSNQNIRLFVRQLDGTTYTQQLPLSIHQVKDWIAKTLTYPEMATPPLARKTGNQLLKKMNGLVEGLLEFTSEGDLLILSPSGLLNSIPLHALEVGKQPLVERNLVVNASSVATLGQCLLRISPAPPTDGQPRQSYGAKYFAVYEEPDRLLEREQIFHHIESLPGAFPGTVAVGSQVTKPRFLQECATANWIHYHGHARYSNQDILKSSLVLSDGTDILSHDSNTGNGDGDLTVDAEADLLETVEAEYDGDNNDGDAVDNSEGIDELLVSELFEATLPRGGVHFTIIACDSGTQDIAPGDEPLGIIPALLYAGATSVLGCQWPIDSRAGRAFSEAFYQEVASRQTGGAVNLASALRSTVVRMRRGELGAEFKQAYYWAPFVLHGLWLFPAGYRAPPE; this comes from the exons ATGGAGCAACATATCGAGGAAACAAAAGCCACCATCCGAGGTCATCGATCACGAGGAACATTCGCAGAAGGCCATGAGTTCATCAGGGCCCTGCCCGAAGAGATCCGGTCTCTCCCGAGCGTTACAATCGAAATTGCCCAACTTTACCTGGTTCAGGGTCGGTACACGCTGGCCGCAAAAACATGTGAAGATCAACCATCGGCCTCTGGCGAGGAGCGTGCTGTTCTTGACCTTCTGCAGGCTTTCATCGGCATTGGGAGATACTCGAAGCTCAGGACCGCGCTGAGGATTGCACAAGAGATTGGAGAGGCGTGGCATCTCACCGGCCGAGATGAAGAATCCAAGCTTTCCCAACAGCTGCAAGCCGTGACTATCAAAGACTCGGAAGGGGAAGCTTCTCCGTTAACAGAAAACAGA GTTCTCATGGTCCATTGGTACTGGAAGATCCAAGTGGTTGCCGGCGAGCAGGGACTGCTTCATGATAAACAGACCAAAGCTGCGGCTGTGGCCGGTCTGGCCCCTGTCCTGCGACAAGTCCTATCAGAGGGTCGCTTTCGGGAAGCCAGGTTTCTCATCTACTCCAAGGCACATCTCTTGGAGGATACCGACCAGGCGATAGAGGAGCTGTGCGACTTCCTCGAGAACTTGACAGATCCAGCATTCATCATCGAAAGGGCTTTCACCCTGGTAGACCTGGCCGGCTTGCAGTTGAAGTCAAACAGCGAAGCTGTGCTAGCTCAAGCGGCGGAAAACTTCAAGCTCGCCAAAGATATATTCACACAATGTGGCCATACATTTGGTAATATCGACATTGATCTGCTTCAAATCTCTGCCGACAAAACCATCTCAGCGGGCGAAAGGTTTctggccaagaccaagattgCCGATCGTTACTTTGAAGTCCACCAGTATCAAAACGGCATCCGTTGCCTCGCGGTAGCCATTTCACCGGACATGATCGTTGACACCTACTATGAAGACGTCGTCAGGTCCCTTGAGCTGCTGGACCGGATGATCAACGAGTGTGGCAGCGAGATATTGAAGCAGTTATCCCTGCTCCATTCCGTCTGTCAAGCAAGTCTCAAGGCGCCAGAATACGGATTTGCCTTGCAGTCTCTGGAGTCCTATTTCTGCAACGTACCAGAGGAGATCAGCCCCAAGTTTCATTCGTACATGGGTGTCATTCTGGGCTCGGTGTATTCCAAGTTTGGGGAAACCGAAAAGGCCGTCCGGGTTACAAGGCAGGCTTTGGAGATTTCCATGTCATGTGCGTCCTACGTTGACCAATCTGATGCAGCAACTCAGGTTGGGCATCACATGTTGAGCTTAGCTAGGGAACATCCCGAAGGGTCGGAAGAGTTCATGGAGATGACCTCCTCTGCTGTGGACTTCCTGAAAGAATGGGCAAACAAGGATGCTGAGCACGGTCATGCGGATGGCGAGGCATTGAAATGTCTCTTCATCGCCGAATGGGCCAGCGACGGCCAAAGGTGGATGGAACGGGTCAAGAAACACATCCCTGATTCAGCTGATGCTCTGGCAAGGATTCCGGTTGTGGATTTGGAGCTGCGTCTTCTCATGCGTCAAGGAAGATTCTCCGATGGCCTAGCACTCTCTACTCAACTTGTGGAACAGCTACAGAGGCTTACAGATGTGCCGCCATTCAAGAAGGCGCAGACACTTTTGAACGCTTGTATTCAAGCCTTCGCTTGTGTTCAGAGTACATTTCGTCAAGACAAAGCGTTGGCCCCTGAGGAATCCCAGTCGGCCGTGAAGCTTCTTTGGGCCGCATTGCAGCACTCGTATGATGCTCTACAGTTATACCGGCAAGCGAACGGGGTTGAGCTGGTCGTTGACTGCACCCTCTTTGTATGGGAGATCATGAACTTGGCTGTACTGACAATGTCGGATGATAGACGTCATGGACTGCTTACCGCTTTCATGGGGGATATGGGACAAACCGAAAGGCTTTGTGACAGCATGAGGCAAAGCGTATTGTCGGTTGCAGGACTCCAGAGTCTCATGCATAAGAGATTTCTTGTGTCAAAGAAGGCCAGCCTCAAACTCTACAGTGTCGCAGTGGAGCTTGCTTTGATATTGAACGACCCAGCTGGCGCCTGGCTTTGGTTGCAGAAAGGAAAGGCTAGAGCATTTGCCGATGCCCTGGGTGCTGACTGCATCCTCCCTCAGAGGCTCGTGGATCAGATCAACAAAGATCATACCGCTTACGAACTCCTCAAGGCGGAGCAGAGCattctcgagcttcttcaggaGTCCAACGTCAATCATGTTGTTGCCTCACGCCGGTTGGCAGCGttgaaaaaaaagatggaaGAACATCCGCTCTTGCTCGAGGCCGCTAAGCTCAGAGGCCAGCTGTTGGATTTGAACATTGGAACTGATGAGCTGAAACAAGCTCTGCAAGCAACAGGTCTCGCGGCTGACAGAGTCAAGTTTGTCGATTGGCATGTCCCTACGTTGGCCAACACTTCAAATCAAAACATTCGCCTCTTTGTACGTCAATTGGATGGCACCACCTACACGCAGCAACTGCCGCTCAGCATTCATCAAGTAAAAGATTGGATAGCCAAGACCCTTACATATCCCGAGATGGCTACGCCACCACTGGCAAGAAAGACGGGAAACCAACTGCTCAAGAAGATGAACGGCTTGGTTGAAGGTTTGCTTGAGTTTACATCGGAAGGCGACCTGTTGATCCTATCGCCGTCTGGTCTCTTGAACAGCATACCATTGCATGCACTGGAAGTTGGCAAGCAGCCCTTGGTTGAGAGGAATCTTGTCGTGAACGCCTCCAGTGTTGCTACGCTCGGTCAGTGTCTGCTTCGGAtatcaccagcaccaccgacaGACGGACAGCCTCGACAATCATACGGCGCCAAGTATTTTGCTGTGTACGAGGAACCTGACAGGTTACTGGAACGAGAACAGATCTTTCACCATATCGAATCACTCCCCGGAGCGTTTCCGGGTACTGTCGCCGTTGGGTCTCAGGTGACAAAGCCTCGTTTTCTCCAGGAGTGTGCAACCGCCAACTGGATTCATTATCACGGCCATGCTCGTTATAGTAACCAGGACATCCTAAAGTCATCCCTGGTGCTCAGCGATGGAACAGACATCCTCAGCCACGATAGCAATACCGGaaatggggatggagatCTGACAGTCGACGCCGAGGCAGACCTTCTCGAGACGGTTGAAGCGGAATACGATGGTGACAACAATGATGGGGACGCTGTTGACAATAGCGAAGGAATAGACGAGCTCCTCGTCTCGGAGTTGTTCGAAGCCACACTCCCCCGAGGTGGCGTCCACTTCACCATCATTGCCTGTGACTCTGGCACGCAGGACATTGCACCCGGTGATGAACCGCTGGGAATTATACCGGCGCTGCTCTATGCCGGCGCCACATCTGTGCTGGGTTGCCAGTGGCCTATCGACAGTCGGGCGGGGAGAGCTTTCAGTGAGGCGTTTTATCAGGAGGTCGCG